CTGTCACAGTATGAACCTGTGAAAAAGACAGTTGTTATTAGATGGTTTTGTAAagcaaaatgttcattttcacatGTCATGACATCAGAgttcctctgtcattttaaaaaagaaaaaatgaatgagtttAATGTTGTCTCACCTTTGGCTTTTTTGTAGTGACACAGCAGGAATAGGAGGATAATCATTACAATTCCAGAAAGCAGACCACCAAGAACTGGTACAGGAAAAGAAGACTCCAATGCTGCAGAAAAAGGTACAGAAATCTGAAGTAAATTGTTATCCACACACAAATGCAACCTGATCCAGTTTGTCAGTGGCaatccatgcacacacatttaacaatcTATGGAAAGCAAAAGAACTTCTCCAACATTTTTAGAGATTTATATGCATGTGTCTGCCACAGTGACAGCACATGGACTTTTAATCTGAAATAATGAGTGGATTAGCCAGAAAAATGCAGTAATAATCACTCACATTTTACTGCCACCCAGCTCTGTCGCGACTCCTTTCCTGAGCATTCACACTTATAGAAACCTTCATCTGACTTTGACACTGCAGAGATATTCAGCTCCTGTCTGGTGTCATTTTGGATGAGTTTGTCATTgtgatagaaaaacacattggAATCTAATTCTGTGGTTGTCAGCTTGCAGCCAAGTGTTACAGGGTCTCCCTTAGTCACAGGATGGACAGGGCTCACCAGGATAATGTCTTTTGCTGtaaaacaatgaagaaattcaaattaaatcaacagttgtaaataaataactaattCATTCAAGATAGACAATATTGTCAAAACATACTCTGTCCAGTGATGTTGACTGCATTGCTGAACTCTCCTGACTGGGACTCGCACCAGTACACTGCATCACCCTCCTGTAATCTGTGGATGTTACATGTGGATCCAGTTATCGTCCCCCACTCAGAACAGTCTAACAAGTCTTTATCAGTAAACCTCTTCAATCTCCACTCAGCAGAGTTTCCCTCACAGCTCAGTGAGACGGAGTCAGAGGTGAAGTGCTGCACTCTGTCAGGATTCACTGTGAGAGACGCTGCTGGATGAAGATCTGAAAAACATGGAATGATTAAGCTTAGTACAAAGATCTTATGAGATAAAGGACACAAAGGTGGACTGAACCAAATGGATGGAAATCACAACCATacataaagaaaatacattagAAATCGAGAAGAAGTCAAAGATACAAACTC
This genomic window from Lates calcarifer isolate ASB-BC8 unplaced genomic scaffold, TLL_Latcal_v3 _unitig_2562_quiver_2230, whole genome shotgun sequence contains:
- the LOC127140224 gene encoding uncharacterized protein LOC127140224 gives rise to the protein MTEWSDAFTLIVYDNKPRPVLTVSPSWLSPGASVTLNCEVEHPSAGWRFYWYKTVPDLSHNSYSYELLPGSSSGTEQDSYIVHGQTHTAGYVCRAGRGDRVYYTQYSEPSLSGLGGEFIFVLSLIIPCFSDLHPAASLTVNPDRVQHFTSDSVSLSCEGNSAEWRLKRFTDKDLLDCSEWGTITGSTCNIHRLQEGDAVYWCESQSGEFSNAVNITGQTKDIILVSPVHPVTKGDPVTLGCKLTTTELDSNVFFYHNDKLIQNDTRQELNISAVSKSDEGFYKCECSGKESRQSWVAVKSLESSFPVPVLGGLLSGIVMIILLFLLCHYKKAK